Proteins co-encoded in one Kocuria flava genomic window:
- a CDS encoding ribonuclease HII: MAPDPSRRGRLPGRAPGLALEHELARDGTRRVGGMDEVGRGALAGPVTVGVVVLHPGTRRGVPGLRDSKLLSPARRQELVPRVLAWCAAAGVGHASPAEIDGLGLTAALRLAGHRALAAAGTAAPDVVLLDGRHDWLSPPGAPALFGDPGPGGPGPGDPPAVGEPGEGSAPEPAWAGEVVPRVRADLDCASVAAASVLAKVERDGIMTELAADWPQYGWGTNMGYGAAGHRSALAEHGPSPHHRLSWRLGPAPGPGRTDREGTA; the protein is encoded by the coding sequence GTGGCTCCTGACCCGTCGCGCCGCGGACGGCTGCCGGGCCGCGCCCCCGGACTCGCCCTCGAGCACGAGCTCGCGCGGGACGGCACCCGCCGCGTGGGCGGGATGGACGAGGTCGGCCGCGGCGCCCTGGCCGGGCCCGTGACGGTCGGCGTCGTCGTCCTGCACCCCGGCACCCGCCGCGGCGTGCCCGGGCTGCGCGACTCCAAGCTGCTGAGCCCCGCCCGGCGGCAGGAGCTCGTGCCCCGGGTCCTGGCCTGGTGCGCCGCCGCCGGGGTCGGCCACGCCTCGCCGGCCGAGATCGACGGTCTCGGCCTCACCGCGGCCCTGCGTCTGGCCGGCCACCGCGCCCTCGCCGCGGCCGGCACCGCGGCCCCCGACGTCGTGCTCCTGGACGGGCGCCACGACTGGCTCAGCCCCCCGGGCGCACCGGCCCTGTTCGGGGACCCCGGTCCCGGTGGTCCCGGCCCCGGGGACCCGCCGGCCGTGGGGGAGCCCGGCGAGGGGTCCGCTCCGGAGCCGGCCTGGGCCGGGGAGGTCGTCCCCCGCGTGCGGGCGGACCTCGACTGCGCGTCGGTGGCGGCCGCCAGCGTCCTGGCGAAGGTCGAGCGGGACGGGATCATGACCGAGCTCGCCGCGGACTGGCCGCAGTACGGTTGGGGGACCAACATGGGCTACGGGGCCGCCGGGCACCGCAGCGCCCTCGCCGAGCACGGGCC
- the lepB gene encoding signal peptidase I, with amino-acid sequence MADRTLPTGDGGTPEDPAPEEAGTPGAPAAPEETGRRRRGSSRPRKERPDTLWGSVREIVLVLLWAVLIAFVVKTLLVRGFYIPSGSMENTLQLNDRIFVNVVEPTVGPLERGDIVVFEDAKGWLPPQDDGDGGLSDTVYDALAFVGVLPDRTDQHLIKRVIGVGGDRVVCCDASGRVTVNGHPLEEREAYLYPGAAPSDIPFEVVVPEDHYFVMGDHRNASADSRVHLGDATEDSAFIAHDEVVGTAFVIAWPLDRFELLRNPEDVFDGVPAPSGGS; translated from the coding sequence GTGGCCGACAGGACCCTCCCCACCGGCGACGGCGGCACCCCGGAGGACCCGGCCCCCGAGGAGGCCGGCACCCCCGGTGCCCCTGCCGCGCCGGAGGAGACCGGCCGGCGCCGCCGCGGGTCCTCCCGGCCCCGCAAGGAGCGCCCCGACACGCTGTGGGGCTCGGTGCGCGAGATCGTGCTGGTGCTGCTGTGGGCGGTGCTCATCGCCTTCGTCGTCAAGACCCTGCTCGTGCGCGGCTTCTACATCCCCTCCGGGTCGATGGAGAACACCCTCCAGCTCAACGACCGCATCTTCGTCAACGTGGTCGAGCCGACCGTCGGGCCGCTCGAGCGCGGCGACATCGTCGTGTTCGAGGACGCCAAGGGGTGGCTGCCGCCCCAGGACGACGGCGACGGCGGGCTCTCCGACACCGTCTACGACGCCCTCGCCTTCGTGGGCGTGCTGCCCGACCGCACCGACCAGCACCTGATCAAGCGCGTCATCGGCGTGGGCGGGGACCGGGTCGTGTGCTGCGACGCCTCCGGCCGCGTCACCGTCAACGGCCACCCCCTCGAGGAGCGGGAGGCCTACCTGTACCCCGGGGCCGCCCCCTCCGACATCCCCTTCGAGGTCGTCGTGCCCGAGGACCACTACTTCGTGATGGGCGACCACCGCAACGCCTCCGCGGACTCCCGGGTCCACCTCGGCGACGCCACCGAGGACAGCGCCTTCATCGCCCACGACGAGGTGGTCGGGACGGCCTTCGTGATCGCCTGGCCCCTGGACCGCTTCGAGCTCCTGCGCAACCCTGAGGACGTCTTCGACGGCGTGCCCGCCCCCTCCGGTGGCTCCTGA
- the lepB gene encoding signal peptidase I — protein sequence MPTDIPAAARTGSRAVRRERQPRSRGWRSVVLALLLTVLLTGALRAWVVDVYWIGSDSMQPTIEPGDRVLVGKLVDGSELERGDLVVFDGRGSFDPLHDDAPWPLQAARTLGRWAGLTGSGTVYLKRVIGTPGDVVECCGPTGRLVVDGEEIEEDYLHPGDRPSELEFTAVVPEGRLWVMGDHRSVSVDSRSLLGAPGGGMVRADKVVGVPDAVLWPLDRAGRL from the coding sequence GTGCCCACCGACATCCCGGCCGCGGCCCGCACCGGGTCCCGCGCCGTGCGGCGCGAACGCCAGCCCCGATCCAGGGGCTGGCGTTCCGTCGTCCTGGCCCTGCTGCTGACCGTCCTGCTGACCGGGGCGCTGCGCGCGTGGGTGGTCGACGTCTACTGGATCGGCTCCGACTCCATGCAGCCCACGATCGAGCCCGGCGACCGGGTCCTGGTCGGCAAGCTCGTGGACGGGAGCGAGCTCGAGCGCGGGGACCTCGTGGTCTTCGACGGGCGCGGCAGCTTCGACCCCCTGCACGACGACGCCCCCTGGCCGCTGCAGGCCGCCCGGACGCTCGGGCGCTGGGCCGGGCTGACCGGTTCGGGGACGGTCTACCTCAAGCGCGTGATCGGCACCCCCGGCGACGTCGTCGAGTGCTGCGGGCCCACGGGCCGGCTCGTCGTCGACGGCGAGGAGATCGAGGAGGACTACCTCCACCCCGGGGACCGGCCCAGCGAGCTCGAGTTCACCGCGGTCGTGCCGGAGGGCCGGCTGTGGGTGATGGGCGACCACCGCTCCGTGTCGGTCGATTCGCGAAGTCTGCTCGGCGCGCCCGGCGGCGGGATGGTCCGAGCGGATAAGGTCGTAGGAGTTCCCGACGCCGTCCTGTGGCCCCTCGACCGGGCCGGACGGCTCTGA
- the rplS gene encoding 50S ribosomal protein L19, producing MNILDQLDAKSLRDDVPDFRPGDTLNVHVNIVEGSRSRVQVFKGFVLGRQGAGVHETFTVRKVSFGVGVERTFPVHSPVIDKIEVLTRGDVRRAKLYYMRDRHGKAARIREKRENTAPGKGAKSAKPGK from the coding sequence ATGAACATCCTCGACCAGCTCGACGCCAAGTCCCTGCGCGACGACGTCCCCGACTTCCGCCCGGGCGACACCCTCAACGTGCACGTGAACATCGTCGAGGGCAGCCGCTCCCGCGTGCAGGTCTTCAAGGGCTTCGTCCTCGGCCGCCAGGGCGCGGGCGTGCACGAGACCTTCACCGTCCGCAAGGTCTCCTTCGGCGTCGGCGTGGAGCGCACCTTCCCGGTGCACTCGCCGGTCATCGACAAGATCGAGGTCCTCACCCGCGGTGACGTCCGCCGCGCGAAGCTGTACTACATGCGCGACCGCCACGGCAAGGCCGCCCGCATCCGCGAGAAGCGCGAGAACACGGCGCCCGGCAAGGGTGCCAAGTCCGCCAAGCCCGGCAAGTAG
- the trmD gene encoding tRNA (guanosine(37)-N1)-methyltransferase TrmD → MRIDVVSIFPEYLAALDLSLIGKARRQGLLELSVADLREYTTDRHRTVDDTPYGGGAGMVMKPEPWAQALEDVLARGPAAEGQRPVLVVPSPAGEVFTQAVARELAGREHLVFACGRYEGIDERVVDWARERFEVRPTSLGDYVLNGGEVAVLAMVEAIGRLVPGVIGNPESLVEESHADGLLEYPVYTKPAVWRDRPVPEVLLSGHHGRVARWRRDLQLRRTAARRPDLVAALDPAALDRADRAVLAAEGWEVAGDRLVRAQPSPPVA, encoded by the coding sequence ATGCGCATCGACGTCGTCAGCATCTTCCCGGAGTACCTCGCCGCCCTCGACCTGTCGCTGATCGGCAAGGCCCGCCGGCAGGGGCTGCTCGAGCTGTCCGTGGCGGACCTGCGCGAGTACACCACCGACCGGCACCGCACCGTGGACGACACCCCCTACGGCGGCGGGGCCGGGATGGTCATGAAGCCCGAGCCCTGGGCCCAGGCCCTCGAGGACGTGCTGGCCCGCGGTCCCGCCGCGGAGGGGCAGCGGCCCGTGCTGGTCGTCCCGTCGCCGGCCGGCGAGGTCTTCACCCAGGCCGTCGCCCGCGAGCTCGCCGGCCGGGAGCACCTCGTCTTCGCCTGCGGGCGCTACGAGGGCATCGACGAGCGTGTCGTCGACTGGGCCCGGGAGCGCTTCGAGGTCCGCCCCACGAGCCTGGGCGACTACGTCCTCAACGGCGGGGAGGTCGCCGTGCTGGCCATGGTCGAGGCGATCGGGCGGCTCGTGCCGGGCGTGATCGGCAACCCCGAGTCCCTCGTGGAGGAGTCCCACGCGGACGGGCTGCTCGAGTACCCCGTCTACACCAAGCCCGCCGTGTGGCGGGACCGGCCGGTGCCCGAGGTGCTGCTCTCCGGCCACCACGGGCGGGTCGCCCGCTGGCGGCGCGACCTGCAGCTGCGGCGCACCGCGGCGCGCCGGCCAGACCTCGTCGCCGCCCTCGACCCGGCGGCCCTCGACCGCGCCGACCGCGCCGTCCTCGCGGCCGAGGGCTGGGAGGTCGCCGGCGACCGGCTCGTGCGTGCGCAGCCGTCCCCGCCTGTGGCATAA
- the rimM gene encoding ribosome maturation factor RimM (Essential for efficient processing of 16S rRNA): protein MKVQVARIGKPHGIRGEVTVQLFTDAPEERFAPGARLLVEPAPALAPGGEVTVRSARWNKTVLVVGLEEVPDRNGAETLRGSRLFAEAEEETPEDAEEWYEHELVDLEVRTGAEDGSGPRLGVVTGLVTMPVQDLLEIRLDEDGRTAVLPFVEEIVPVVDPAAGYVVVTPPPGLLELGLEDAGEDGAPGPGGRDR, encoded by the coding sequence ATGAAGGTCCAGGTCGCCCGCATCGGCAAGCCCCACGGCATCCGCGGCGAGGTCACCGTCCAGCTGTTCACCGACGCCCCGGAGGAGCGCTTCGCCCCCGGCGCACGGCTGCTGGTCGAGCCCGCCCCGGCGCTGGCCCCCGGCGGGGAGGTCACGGTCCGCTCCGCCCGCTGGAACAAGACCGTGCTCGTGGTCGGCCTCGAGGAGGTCCCCGACCGCAACGGTGCGGAGACCCTGCGCGGCTCCCGCCTGTTCGCCGAGGCGGAGGAGGAGACCCCCGAGGACGCCGAGGAGTGGTACGAGCACGAGCTCGTGGACCTCGAGGTGCGCACCGGGGCCGAGGACGGCTCCGGGCCCCGCCTCGGGGTCGTCACCGGGCTCGTCACCATGCCCGTCCAGGACCTGCTCGAGATCCGCCTCGACGAGGACGGCCGCACGGCCGTCCTGCCGTTCGTCGAGGAGATCGTCCCCGTCGTCGACCCCGCGGCGGGCTACGTGGTGGTGACCCCGCCGCCGGGGCTGCTCGAGCTCGGCCTCGAGGACGCCGGCGAGGACGGGGCCCCCGGACCCGGCGGCCGGGACCGCTGA
- a CDS encoding RNA-binding protein has translation MLADALEHLVRGIVDSPDDVGVRLKSGRRAETLEVRVHPDDLGRVIGRQGRTAKALRTVIGALADGGPVRIDVVDTDRRPR, from the coding sequence GTGCTCGCCGACGCGTTGGAGCACCTCGTCCGCGGGATCGTGGACAGCCCCGATGACGTCGGCGTCCGTCTCAAGAGCGGGCGCCGGGCCGAGACCCTCGAGGTCCGGGTCCACCCCGACGACCTCGGCCGGGTCATCGGCCGCCAGGGCCGCACCGCCAAGGCGCTGCGCACCGTGATCGGCGCGCTCGCCGACGGCGGACCGGTCCGGATCGACGTCGTCGACACCGACCGCCGCCCCCGCTGA
- the rpsP gene encoding 30S ribosomal protein S16: MAVKIRLKRMGKMRDPRYRVVVVDSRKKRDGRVIEEIGKYHPTEHPSYIEVVSERAQYWLGVGAQPSESVAAILKVTGDWQKFKGEEGAEGTLKQPEAKPEFTAPDKGSVIVPEAITPKAEKAEAPAGSDDAPAADAEKAE; this comes from the coding sequence GTGGCAGTCAAGATCCGTCTCAAGCGCATGGGCAAGATGCGCGACCCCCGTTACCGCGTCGTCGTCGTCGACTCCCGCAAGAAGCGCGACGGCCGCGTCATCGAGGAGATCGGCAAGTACCACCCGACCGAGCACCCCTCCTACATCGAGGTCGTCTCCGAGCGGGCCCAGTACTGGCTCGGCGTCGGCGCCCAGCCCTCGGAGTCCGTGGCCGCGATCCTGAAGGTCACCGGCGACTGGCAGAAGTTCAAGGGCGAGGAGGGCGCCGAGGGCACCCTGAAGCAGCCCGAGGCCAAGCCCGAGTTCACCGCCCCGGACAAGGGCTCCGTGATCGTCCCCGAGGCCATCACCCCCAAGGCCGAGAAGGCCGAGGCCCCCGCCGGCTCCGACGACGCCCCCGCGGCTGACGCCGAGAAGGCCGAGTAG
- a CDS encoding ABC transporter permease: MSPRPPVPRPWWVVATRELSVRLRDRSFLVSTAVTVLLVAGSIAASALLGGRAADHVLATAAPEAGPVAARAAAVLAEEGEDTLTVHSAHSPDAARAAVAGGTADAALLRGLDGWTVVGRDGVDPALARALEEAVAETVLAANARAAGTSAEELTAGTGVRTELLDGGQDRGPARLVLGLVFAFLFYLAAVLFGTAIANSVLEEKQNRVVEILATTVPVRHLLHGKVLGSCLLALGQLGLYAAVGLVGVNATGAAANVGWALAASGWFVAFFVAGFAAQACVWAVLGALAARPEDLQSSSGPVLTVLVGALVLGLYAEGPWLTAASFVPVVSSVAMPVRLLAGDVPWWQPALALALALAAARALLLLGERIYRRAVLQGGRALGWREAARLEQ; encoded by the coding sequence GTGAGCCCCCGCCCGCCGGTGCCGCGCCCCTGGTGGGTCGTCGCGACCCGGGAGCTGTCCGTGCGCCTGCGCGACCGCTCCTTCCTCGTCTCCACGGCCGTCACGGTGCTGCTCGTGGCCGGCTCGATCGCCGCCTCGGCCCTGCTCGGCGGGCGCGCCGCCGACCACGTGCTCGCCACCGCCGCCCCCGAGGCCGGGCCGGTGGCCGCCCGCGCCGCCGCCGTGCTCGCCGAGGAGGGCGAGGACACCCTCACCGTGCACTCCGCGCACTCCCCGGACGCGGCCCGCGCCGCCGTGGCCGGGGGGACCGCCGACGCCGCGCTGCTGCGCGGGCTCGACGGGTGGACCGTGGTCGGCCGGGACGGCGTCGACCCCGCGCTGGCCCGCGCCCTCGAGGAGGCCGTGGCCGAAACCGTCCTCGCCGCGAACGCCCGGGCGGCCGGCACCAGCGCCGAGGAGCTCACCGCCGGGACCGGGGTGCGCACCGAGCTGCTGGACGGCGGGCAGGACCGCGGCCCCGCCCGGCTCGTGCTCGGCCTCGTCTTCGCGTTCCTGTTCTACCTGGCGGCGGTCCTCTTCGGCACCGCCATCGCCAACTCCGTGCTCGAGGAGAAGCAGAACCGCGTCGTGGAGATCCTCGCCACCACCGTGCCCGTCCGGCACCTGCTCCACGGCAAGGTCCTCGGCAGCTGCCTGCTCGCCCTCGGGCAGCTCGGCCTCTACGCCGCCGTCGGCCTCGTGGGCGTCAACGCCACCGGCGCCGCCGCCAACGTCGGCTGGGCCCTGGCCGCCTCCGGCTGGTTCGTGGCGTTCTTCGTGGCCGGCTTCGCCGCGCAGGCCTGCGTCTGGGCGGTGCTCGGCGCGCTGGCCGCCCGCCCGGAGGACCTCCAGTCCAGCTCGGGGCCGGTGCTGACCGTGCTCGTCGGCGCCCTCGTCCTGGGCCTCTACGCCGAGGGACCGTGGCTGACGGCCGCGTCCTTCGTGCCGGTGGTCTCCTCGGTGGCGATGCCCGTCCGCCTGCTCGCCGGCGACGTCCCCTGGTGGCAGCCCGCGCTCGCCCTGGCCCTGGCCCTCGCCGCGGCCCGGGCGCTGCTGCTCCTGGGGGAGCGGATCTACCGGCGCGCCGTCCTCCAGGGCGGGCGCGCCCTCGGGTGGCGCGAGGCCGCACGCCTCGAGCAGTGA
- a CDS encoding ABC transporter ATP-binding protein — MSAGTRPAATTLRFRARPAGHVLEARGLSRAFGGRTVVEDVSFRVEPGRMTGFVGANGAGKTTTMRMLTGVLRTTAGEVLWDGRPVTAADRAGFGYMPEERGLYPRQPVLDQLCYLGRLHGMDRRAALAEARRLLERLDLAGRERDPLGTLSLGNQQRVQIAAALLHGPTALVLDEPFSGLDPVAVDAMTGLLRERLEQGVPVLFSSHQLDLVDRLCDSLVVLSAGRVLAAGAVEDLRRAGPRRHRLRCEQDAGWVRGLRGVRAVDVDGPDAVLELDDDDARRRLLRAAVERGLVEFAEIVPGLADVYREVTR; from the coding sequence ATGAGCGCCGGCACCCGCCCCGCGGCGACCACCCTCCGCTTCCGCGCTCGCCCCGCCGGCCACGTCCTCGAGGCGCGCGGGCTGAGCCGCGCCTTCGGGGGCCGCACGGTGGTCGAGGACGTCTCCTTCCGCGTCGAGCCCGGCCGGATGACCGGCTTCGTCGGCGCCAACGGGGCGGGCAAGACCACGACCATGCGGATGCTGACGGGCGTGCTGCGCACCACCGCCGGGGAGGTCCTGTGGGACGGCCGGCCCGTCACCGCCGCCGACCGCGCGGGCTTCGGGTACATGCCCGAGGAGCGGGGCCTCTACCCCCGCCAGCCGGTGCTCGACCAGCTGTGCTACCTCGGCCGGCTGCACGGGATGGACCGGCGGGCGGCCCTCGCCGAGGCCCGGCGGCTGCTCGAGCGCCTCGACCTGGCCGGGCGGGAGCGGGACCCGCTGGGCACCCTGTCCCTCGGCAACCAGCAGCGGGTGCAGATCGCCGCCGCCCTGCTGCACGGGCCCACCGCGCTCGTGCTGGACGAGCCGTTCTCCGGGCTGGACCCCGTGGCCGTGGACGCCATGACCGGGTTGCTGCGCGAGCGGCTGGAGCAGGGGGTGCCGGTGCTGTTCTCGAGCCACCAGCTCGACCTCGTCGACCGGCTGTGCGACTCCCTCGTCGTCCTCTCCGCCGGCCGGGTCCTGGCCGCCGGCGCGGTCGAGGACCTGCGCCGCGCCGGCCCGCGCCGGCACCGGCTGCGCTGCGAGCAGGACGCCGGGTGGGTGCGGGGGCTGCGCGGGGTGCGCGCCGTCGACGTCGACGGCCCCGACGCGGTCCTCGAGCTCGACGACGACGACGCCCGCCGCCGGCTCCTGCGGGCGGCCGTCGAGCGCGGCCTGGTGGAGTTCGCCGAGATCGTCCCCGGCCTCGCCGACGTCTACCGGGAGGTGACCCGGTGA
- a CDS encoding response regulator, with protein sequence MIRVLLADDHALVRSGFAMVLSVEDDIEVVAQAADGAQAVAAAQAHDVDVALLDVQMPGTDGIEATRRIVGTGCARVVIVTTFDREDYLFDALAAGASGFLLKNADPDDLVEAVRAVAGGHALLAPEATLRVIRALTAAPAPPPAPAAPAGPVPADPGQRRAAASLTEREHEVLGLVAEGLSNAEIAQRLFLGPATVKTHVSNILAKTGSRDRVQAVVFAHRAGLAG encoded by the coding sequence ATGATCCGCGTCCTGCTCGCCGACGACCACGCCCTCGTCCGCTCCGGCTTCGCCATGGTCCTCTCCGTCGAGGACGACATCGAGGTCGTCGCCCAGGCCGCCGACGGCGCGCAGGCCGTGGCCGCGGCCCAGGCCCACGACGTCGACGTCGCCCTGCTGGACGTGCAGATGCCCGGTACGGACGGCATCGAGGCGACCCGCCGGATCGTGGGCACGGGCTGCGCGAGGGTCGTGATCGTGACGACCTTCGACCGGGAGGACTACCTCTTCGACGCCCTCGCGGCCGGGGCCAGCGGCTTCCTGCTGAAGAACGCGGACCCCGACGACCTCGTCGAGGCCGTGCGCGCCGTCGCCGGCGGGCACGCGCTGCTCGCGCCCGAGGCGACCCTGCGGGTGATCCGGGCGCTGACGGCCGCCCCCGCCCCGCCGCCGGCCCCGGCGGCACCTGCCGGGCCCGTCCCGGCCGACCCCGGGCAGCGCCGCGCCGCCGCGTCCCTGACCGAGCGCGAGCACGAGGTGCTGGGGCTCGTCGCCGAGGGGCTGTCCAACGCGGAGATCGCCCAGCGGCTGTTCCTGGGCCCGGCCACGGTCAAGACGCACGTGTCCAACATCCTCGCCAAGACGGGCTCCCGCGACCGCGTCCAGGCCGTCGTCTTCGCCCACCGCGCCGGCCTGGCCGGCTGA
- a CDS encoding sensor histidine kinase, whose translation MLHPPPVAEPARRPAAEDAAPVRRLPWPERVTAWLNDPEDPYWRRPAPTAAQQRRDVLAALGLLGVALLMSVLMHSYAGLVEGDEPWRYYLSTALIVVPLAVRRRHPVPVVIASSALFLGLTYASPTAALTLSFQGAYFAALYAAVAWSRDRQALWVAMSVVVGTMGLWLLGAFTVTNAYAEFLDGLGEVEGPLPQLPAYAASTLLVNAAYFGGAVLAGRASWRAALQQHRLTAQARRIREQSAEIARRAVVDERMRIARELHDVVAHHVSVIGIQAGAARKVLGRDPEAATGALRTIEESSRTAVGEMRQLLGVLRAEDEDAGDGAGRRPEPGLGEIADLARHHAAHGLAVELRTVEAVPGDLARVPQGLALSVYRCAQESLANVLRHSTAGAVSLALRTGRGPDGPWLELEVLDDGTPRGGTAGTGFGLQGLRERVRLHGGEAEIGPRSGRPGWRVRVRCPLPPAGPPAAAAPAPGPDVGGSGA comes from the coding sequence GTGCTGCATCCCCCACCCGTCGCGGAGCCCGCCCGGCGGCCCGCCGCCGAGGACGCCGCCCCGGTCCGGCGCCTGCCCTGGCCGGAGCGCGTCACCGCCTGGCTCAACGACCCCGAGGACCCGTACTGGCGACGGCCCGCGCCCACGGCGGCCCAGCAGCGCCGCGACGTCCTCGCCGCGCTCGGCCTGCTCGGCGTCGCCCTGCTGATGTCCGTGCTCATGCACAGCTACGCCGGCCTCGTGGAGGGCGACGAGCCCTGGCGCTACTACCTGAGCACCGCACTGATCGTGGTGCCGCTGGCCGTGCGGCGGCGCCACCCCGTGCCGGTGGTGATCGCGTCCTCGGCACTGTTCCTCGGGCTGACCTACGCCAGTCCCACGGCGGCGCTGACGCTGAGCTTCCAGGGCGCCTACTTCGCGGCCCTCTACGCGGCGGTCGCCTGGTCGCGCGACCGCCAGGCCCTGTGGGTGGCGATGTCGGTGGTGGTGGGGACCATGGGCCTGTGGCTGCTCGGGGCCTTCACGGTCACCAACGCCTACGCCGAGTTCCTGGACGGCCTCGGCGAGGTCGAGGGGCCGCTGCCGCAGCTGCCCGCCTACGCCGCCTCGACCCTGCTCGTCAACGCCGCCTACTTCGGCGGGGCCGTCCTCGCCGGACGCGCCTCCTGGCGGGCCGCCCTGCAGCAGCACCGGCTCACGGCCCAGGCCCGGCGGATCCGCGAGCAGTCCGCCGAGATCGCCCGCCGCGCCGTGGTCGACGAGCGGATGCGCATCGCCCGGGAGCTGCACGACGTCGTCGCCCACCACGTCTCCGTGATCGGGATCCAGGCCGGGGCCGCGCGCAAGGTCCTCGGCCGCGACCCGGAGGCGGCCACGGGGGCGCTGCGCACCATCGAGGAGTCCTCCCGCACGGCCGTGGGGGAGATGCGCCAGCTGCTGGGCGTGCTGCGCGCCGAGGACGAGGACGCCGGGGACGGGGCCGGGCGCCGCCCGGAGCCCGGCCTGGGGGAGATCGCCGACCTCGCCCGCCACCACGCCGCGCACGGGCTGGCCGTCGAGCTGCGCACCGTCGAGGCCGTCCCGGGGGACCTCGCCCGCGTCCCGCAGGGGCTCGCGCTGTCCGTCTACCGGTGCGCCCAGGAGTCCCTGGCCAACGTCCTGCGCCACTCCACGGCCGGAGCCGTCTCGCTGGCCCTGCGCACCGGGCGCGGCCCGGACGGGCCCTGGCTCGAGCTCGAGGTGCTCGACGACGGCACCCCCCGCGGCGGCACCGCCGGCACCGGCTTCGGCCTGCAGGGGCTGCGGGAGCGCGTGCGGCTGCACGGCGGCGAGGCCGAGATCGGCCCCCGGTCCGGGCGCCCGGGGTGGCGGGTGCGCGTGCGCTGCCCCCTGCCCCCGGCCGGCCCGCCCGCGGCGGCCGCCCCGGCGCCCGGCCCGGACGTGGGAGGATCGGGGGCATGA
- a CDS encoding NUDIX domain-containing protein, with the protein MSSYLSETELRKFVDSLPTRRLAAEALIRDPEGRVLIVEPNYKPDWTVPGGTVEAGEDPRTGCFREVAEEVGLDLPPGRLLVVAHGVAMGVWGDSVSFVYDGGTIAADTPLRIQEEELLSHRWAAPEELDRWLRPGLALRLRRALEALREGTVVETVNGDG; encoded by the coding sequence GTGAGCTCCTACCTCTCCGAGACCGAGCTGCGGAAGTTCGTCGACTCCCTGCCCACCCGCCGGCTGGCCGCCGAGGCGCTGATCCGCGACCCCGAGGGCCGCGTGCTCATCGTCGAGCCCAACTACAAGCCCGACTGGACCGTGCCCGGCGGCACCGTCGAGGCGGGGGAGGACCCCCGCACCGGCTGCTTCCGGGAGGTCGCCGAGGAGGTCGGGCTCGACCTGCCCCCGGGCCGGCTGCTCGTGGTCGCCCACGGCGTGGCCATGGGGGTGTGGGGGGACTCCGTGTCCTTCGTCTACGACGGCGGCACGATCGCCGCCGACACCCCCCTGCGGATCCAGGAGGAGGAGCTGCTGAGCCACCGCTGGGCGGCCCCCGAGGAGCTCGACCGCTGGCTGCGCCCGGGCCTGGCCCTGCGGCTGCGCCGGGCGCTCGAGGCCCTGCGCGAGGGCACGGTCGTGGAGACCGTCAACGGGGACGGCTGA